The genomic region GATATCCGTCGGTGTGCCGGGGAAAGGCACCCCGCTCTCCTCGTCCCAACAGGGATAGTCGATCCGATCCCGATACCTGTATTCCAAATCCCTGCCGTCCACCCCCCTGAGGTCAATGGTCTTCGACAAGAGCCCGATCAGGCCGATCCGCCCGTTTACTTGGGCCAGGTGGACGTAGATCTGGCTTCCCCTGGTCTGGCCGCGGTAGGTGAAACCCTTGAAGGTGGCGAATCCGGGGACGACGGTCCGCCCTGATTCCCACGCAACGAAGTCCCCTTCCGGCTTGTAGTTGATGACGTTTTCCAGGACCCCCATGCGAATGCAGAGGTTGCCGACGACCAGGTAGACCACCTCCAATACGAGGCACGCAATGCCCATCCAAATGGCCCATCGCCGCCACCGCGCGGGGGGCTGCGATCCGCCATCGGACTGCCGTGCCACGACCCCCTCCTCCTCCTGACGAGTCATGACGAGCCGCCCTCACGACTCTCGTAGTAGCGACTCACCTGCCTGTAGGCGACCCAGTACTTGGCGATGTTCGAAACGTACTGCACGGTCTCGCGGCCGATTCTCCGCGCCGCCACGTGCTCCACGTTGCCGAACCACTGATTCGGGTCGAGTCCGGTCCGGGCGGCCTCTTCACGGAGCTGACGCACCCTGGCGGGGCCCGCGTTGTAGGCTGCAAAGGTGAAGAAATCCTGGTTCAGGGAATCGATCTCTGGGTCCGAGAAGTAGCGATCGCGGATGAAGCGCAGGTACTTGGTGCCGGCGTGGATGTTGTTGTCGACATCCGTGATGTCGGGGATGCCGACGTTGGGATCGGCGGCAGTGGAGGGGAGCAGCTGCATGACGCCGACTGCACCCGCCCTGCTACGCGCCGATTGATCGAGCCCGGACTCCTGGTAGGCGAGCGCGGCCAGCATCAGGTGGTCGAAGCCGTATCGCTCAGCGTACTTCTCGAAGGTACCGGCCATGCCGGCGAATCGACTTCGGTCCTTTTCAGCCAGCGCATTGCGGGTCCAGCGGGTGTCCTCGAGGTAGCGCTTGAGCACGATATTCCCGAGCAGGGTTCCTTGCCTGTTCTTTCCGACGAAGGTATTGACCAGCTCGGCGAGCTGCGGGCTGTCCTTGCGGAAAGCCCACGCGATCTTGCCGCCGGTGCGAACCGCCAGATCCTCGTGAACCGTGATGTCGTCGAAGAACTGGGCCCAGAACCCCGCCTTGTGGCTGTCGACAATGATCGCGGGCAGCAGGCCGGCGTTGACCATCTCGAGCAGGTCCTCGTCCTGCAGAAACTCCTCGGCCGGCACCATCTCGACCGGCTTCAGACCCCGCGCCTCAAAATCGTGGTTGAGTTTCTCGAGACTGCGCCAATAGCTTGAGGAGCGTCGCACCTGGATCTTGCGGCCCGACAGATCTTCCAGCCTTCGAATCGCTCTGCCAGCCGGACCGGTGACCACCAGCTCGCTGACACCGGTCAGGAGAGGGTTCGAAAAGTCGACCTCTTCGAGCCTGCTTTGGGTGATCGTGAGGTTGGCGGCCGCGATGTCGCCGAGGCCCCGCTTCAGTGCCTGAAACAGCTCGTCGCGCCGCACGGGAATGATCAGCACTGCGACTTTGACCGGCCTCTGTCCGAGCTGTTGGTTGAGATACTTCTCGAACTCCACCAGGGCATCGTAGGTCGCCCCGCGCTGGGTGGCGCCGTCGAGGAAGTACTGACCCAGGGAGTAGGCCACCAGAGCGCGGACCACGCCACGCTCGACCATGCCGTCGAGATCGCCGACCCACTCCTGGTCGAGCCCGAGTTCGGGGTCGAAGCTGTCGAACAACCGTGGGCCATCCGCCCGCGATCCCTCAGCGACGGGAGTGGCGAGTGCTGCGGTTCCTGATTCCTTGGCCGTGTCGCCGCACCCGACACCGGACAGCAGGATTGCCACCACCCAGGCAGCCATGAATCTGGAAATGATGGTGAACCACCTCCCTCCACGCGAACAACTGCATTTCAATCGTTGCAGAAGATGGCCATTTTCCTCTTCGCAAGCTCGAACTGCTCCTCCGTCTCTGCCGCGAGCATGGCTTCCTTGGCGGCGATACACTCGGCAGCCTCTTCCTGGAGTTCTTCCTGGACGTCGGCACTCTTCATCACCGAAGCCGATTCCGACTGACAGGCGACCGGGTCGGAGCGACGAACATTAGCCTGGCCGTTGACCTCCTCGACGATCACGCAGTCACCCTGTCGGATCTCGGTCTGGTCGGAGACTACCTGCATCATGCGGCCGCCTCCGAGGTCGACGGTGTAGAGCTTGCCCGAGAGATCACCCTCGGCGGCGCGGGTGACCGCACCTCCTGCCAGCGCGCCGGCCGCCGCACGGCCCCACTTGGTGGTCGAGGACCGGTTCTTGCCCGTGGTGCGGTACGCCAGCATGCCGCCCATGAGTGCGCCAACGGGCGCTGCCTGGGACTGCAGATCGATGTTCTCGACCTTGGTGACGACGCCGATTGAAATCGACGCATTCTGGCCCGACCGTTGAGCCTCGGCGGTCGACACCGAAAACACGGCGAGCGCCAGTATCGTCCATGCCATGGATCGCTTCATGATGTGAACCTCCTTACGCAGAGTAGTTCGGTCTCGGATCGCCATGCGATGATGCGGTCATTCACCGTGAGTTGTACGCGCATTGTCGCATCAACTCGTGTCAGACATGTCCCTCCTACCATAGCTCCGCTCCTTCGGCTTTCGGTTCTCTGCTGACGGCCTCCACTCAACTTTCGAGCACCGTGATTTTCTCCGCAACCGGTGGTTTCCGGGTCTCCATTCTGTCC from Acidobacteriota bacterium harbors:
- a CDS encoding lytic transglycosylase F, which codes for MAAWVVAILLSGVGCGDTAKESGTAALATPVAEGSRADGPRLFDSFDPELGLDQEWVGDLDGMVERGVVRALVAYSLGQYFLDGATQRGATYDALVEFEKYLNQQLGQRPVKVAVLIIPVRRDELFQALKRGLGDIAAANLTITQSRLEEVDFSNPLLTGVSELVVTGPAGRAIRRLEDLSGRKIQVRRSSSYWRSLEKLNHDFEARGLKPVEMVPAEEFLQDEDLLEMVNAGLLPAIIVDSHKAGFWAQFFDDITVHEDLAVRTGGKIAWAFRKDSPQLAELVNTFVGKNRQGTLLGNIVLKRYLEDTRWTRNALAEKDRSRFAGMAGTFEKYAERYGFDHLMLAALAYQESGLDQSARSRAGAVGVMQLLPSTAADPNVGIPDITDVDNNIHAGTKYLRFIRDRYFSDPEIDSLNQDFFTFAAYNAGPARVRQLREEAARTGLDPNQWFGNVEHVAARRIGRETVQYVSNIAKYWVAYRQVSRYYESREGGSS